A single window of Rhizobium sp. SL42 DNA harbors:
- a CDS encoding helix-turn-helix transcriptional regulator, whose translation MENTSKIRVLVLDENPVLVDGLSFLINSTRQLKALALTQRDINLAEAIKRLVPHVIVADPGFLDQALNDGEMDLKELQAMTRIIAYCHARDTLPGETYIAKGYSGVVTKTVASPKLLRAIKSIHAGDIVIDESVIALSESGNPNNAISESEQGKLSTQEELVLRYVALGKAMKEIAADIQLSTKTVETYKYRATKKLSLRTRSDIVNYAISVGWLQY comes from the coding sequence ATGGAAAACACTAGCAAGATAAGGGTCCTTGTTTTGGACGAGAACCCGGTCCTGGTGGACGGCCTGAGCTTTCTGATAAATTCGACACGACAGCTGAAAGCACTCGCGCTGACGCAAAGGGACATTAATCTGGCAGAAGCGATCAAGCGCCTGGTGCCGCATGTTATCGTCGCCGATCCTGGCTTCCTCGATCAGGCCCTGAACGACGGCGAGATGGACTTGAAAGAACTTCAGGCCATGACACGCATCATTGCCTATTGCCATGCGCGCGACACCTTGCCGGGTGAGACATACATCGCCAAGGGATACTCCGGCGTGGTCACCAAAACGGTTGCAAGCCCGAAGCTATTGCGTGCGATAAAGAGTATACACGCCGGCGACATCGTCATAGATGAATCCGTGATCGCTTTGTCCGAAAGCGGAAATCCCAACAATGCAATCTCAGAATCCGAACAAGGCAAGCTCTCCACGCAGGAAGAACTTGTCTTGCGCTATGTCGCACTTGGAAAAGCGATGAAAGAAATCGCTGCAGACATTCAGTTAAGCACGAAAACTGTTGAAACGTATAAATATCGCGCAACAAAAAAACTATCTCTTCGAACGAGATCAGACATCGTCAACTACGCAATAAGCGTCGGCTGGCTTCAGTATTAA
- a CDS encoding nucleotide sugar dehydrogenase — MARISVFGIGYVGVVAAACLAKDGHEVVAVDIDPAKVDTINNGRAPIVEKGLDPLIEQTVATGKLRATLDIHEAISSTDVSFVCVGTPSAADGSVGLTYVVKACEAIGAAIAAKGRFHSVVIRSTIVPGSMEQVCIPALERSTSLIAGKDFGVGYYPEFLRESTAIEDYYDPGLIVFGALDEQTDKVLHELNEALPCPCHSVSLATAEMIKYTSNSWRAVKVTFANEIGNIAKASGVDGQLVMKILCSDLKVNISPYFMRPGFAFGGSCLPKDVRALRHLAKEKHVETALLDAVLEANEAQIDRAETMVSQMGGQTIGMVGISFKTGTDDLRESPLASLASRLIDRGYDLKIYDPFVNQAYAEGMSGAGRGNDTAIDLKNRLVSDLDDLVDSSDVILVGNHYAEAMPVLDASSDKIPMVDLLRIRPGIRSAGTYQGICW; from the coding sequence ATGGCTAGGATCAGCGTATTTGGAATCGGCTACGTCGGCGTGGTGGCAGCGGCCTGCCTGGCCAAAGATGGACATGAGGTTGTTGCCGTGGATATCGACCCCGCCAAGGTCGACACGATCAACAACGGACGCGCACCGATCGTTGAAAAGGGACTTGATCCCCTGATCGAGCAGACCGTCGCCACTGGCAAGCTGCGCGCCACGCTCGATATACACGAGGCAATTTCTTCGACCGATGTATCCTTTGTCTGCGTCGGCACGCCGAGCGCAGCGGACGGCTCGGTTGGACTGACCTATGTGGTCAAGGCCTGCGAGGCGATCGGCGCAGCAATCGCCGCCAAGGGCCGTTTCCACTCCGTTGTCATTCGCTCGACCATCGTGCCGGGCAGCATGGAGCAGGTCTGCATCCCGGCGCTCGAGCGCAGCACGAGCCTGATCGCCGGCAAGGATTTCGGCGTCGGATACTACCCGGAATTCCTGCGTGAAAGCACAGCGATCGAAGACTACTACGATCCGGGCCTGATCGTTTTTGGTGCTCTCGACGAGCAGACCGACAAGGTCCTGCACGAATTGAATGAGGCGCTTCCGTGCCCGTGCCACTCGGTTTCTCTCGCCACCGCAGAGATGATCAAATACACCAGCAACTCCTGGCGCGCCGTGAAAGTCACCTTCGCCAACGAAATCGGCAACATCGCCAAGGCGAGCGGCGTAGACGGCCAGTTGGTGATGAAGATCCTGTGCTCGGATCTCAAGGTCAACATTTCCCCCTATTTCATGCGTCCCGGTTTCGCCTTTGGCGGCTCCTGCCTGCCGAAGGATGTCCGCGCTCTGCGTCATCTCGCCAAGGAGAAGCATGTCGAGACCGCCCTTCTCGACGCGGTCCTCGAAGCCAACGAAGCGCAGATCGACCGCGCCGAGACCATGGTTTCGCAGATGGGCGGACAGACAATCGGCATGGTCGGCATCAGCTTCAAGACCGGAACCGACGATCTGCGCGAAAGCCCGCTCGCAAGCCTTGCCTCTCGCCTGATCGACCGGGGTTACGACCTCAAGATCTACGACCCCTTCGTCAACCAGGCCTATGCGGAAGGCATGAGCGGCGCCGGTCGCGGCAATGACACAGCCATCGACCTGAAGAACAGGCTCGTCAGCGACCTCGATGACCTCGTGGACAGCTCAGATGTGATCCTTGTCGGCAATCACTATGCCGAGGCAATGCCGGTGCTTGATGCATCGAGTGACAAGATCCCCATGGTCGACCTGCTTCGCATCCGGCCGGGCATTCGCTCAGCCGGAACCTACCAGGGCATTTGCTGGTAA
- a CDS encoding glycosyltransferase codes for MLAHVIYLLIMTILALSVPHPAVQTVSGTLITVGLIGAWRYAWAGINLARAAYYLNFAYPRRRKNAVEAYQARGLKDHTFFLVTTYKIAPDISTRVYRSIFEAAYHAKGGATIVASIVDEADARLIRQVMASVASRNPGSEAMVALKIDKIAGTGKRDALATSLRSIAKLNPGRNDIVIFVDGDSCVPVDVIDRSLPFFTDPSVGAVTTDEYSDTKGGRLFRDWFDLRFCQRHVMMSSMSLGERVLTLTGRMSIFRANLATDSGFVDLVRNDFIDHWRLGRVHFLTGDDKSTWYWLLQRGYKMLYLPDLCTVSIETQPNSGFMDSATVLMTRWFGNMLRTNARALALPASQIGYFTWWSILDQAISIWTTLAGPASILLATFFVSPWILPLYFAWVMFTRYCMCTIIMAFRKRSFPVTFPFLLYFSQVGGAVIKSFILFRLDRQRWTRQSAAKTGSYSLPLGQRLKAHSSTYMHGLALGWLILGVAYVGNLI; via the coding sequence ATGTTGGCCCACGTCATCTATCTCCTCATCATGACGATCCTGGCGCTCAGCGTGCCGCATCCGGCGGTCCAGACCGTCTCCGGCACCCTGATCACCGTCGGCCTGATTGGCGCCTGGCGCTATGCCTGGGCAGGGATCAATCTGGCGCGGGCCGCCTATTACCTGAACTTCGCCTATCCTCGCCGGCGCAAAAACGCCGTCGAGGCCTATCAGGCCCGCGGCTTGAAGGATCACACCTTCTTCCTGGTCACCACCTATAAGATCGCTCCGGATATCTCGACCCGGGTCTATCGTTCGATCTTCGAGGCGGCCTATCACGCCAAGGGTGGCGCCACCATCGTCGCCTCGATCGTCGACGAAGCCGACGCACGGCTGATCCGACAGGTCATGGCCTCTGTTGCTTCCCGCAATCCGGGCTCGGAAGCGATGGTCGCCCTGAAGATCGACAAGATCGCCGGCACCGGCAAGCGCGATGCACTCGCCACATCACTCCGCTCTATCGCCAAGCTCAATCCGGGTCGCAACGATATCGTCATATTCGTCGATGGTGACAGCTGCGTACCGGTCGACGTCATCGACCGCAGCCTGCCCTTCTTTACCGACCCTTCCGTCGGCGCCGTCACCACAGATGAGTACAGTGACACCAAAGGCGGGCGCCTGTTCCGCGACTGGTTCGATCTGCGCTTTTGCCAGCGCCACGTGATGATGTCTTCGATGTCGCTTGGCGAACGCGTGCTGACCCTGACCGGCCGCATGTCGATCTTCCGTGCCAATCTCGCCACCGACAGCGGTTTCGTCGATCTCGTCCGCAACGACTTCATCGATCACTGGCGCCTCGGCCGGGTTCACTTCCTCACCGGCGACGACAAGTCCACCTGGTACTGGCTGCTGCAGCGCGGATACAAGATGCTCTACCTGCCAGATCTCTGCACGGTTTCGATCGAAACCCAGCCCAATTCCGGCTTCATGGACTCCGCAACGGTCCTGATGACCCGCTGGTTCGGCAACATGCTGCGGACCAACGCCCGCGCACTTGCCCTGCCCGCCTCACAGATCGGTTACTTTACCTGGTGGTCGATCCTCGACCAGGCGATCTCGATCTGGACAACGCTTGCCGGGCCCGCCAGCATTCTGCTCGCCACATTCTTCGTTAGCCCCTGGATCCTGCCGCTGTATTTCGCCTGGGTCATGTTCACCCGCTACTGCATGTGCACGATCATCATGGCGTTCCGCAAACGCAGTTTCCCGGTCACCTTTCCATTCCTTCTCTACTTCAGCCAGGTTGGCGGCGCGGTGATCAAGAGCTTCATCCTCTTCCGTCTCGACCGCCAGCGCTGGACACGCCAGTCCGCGGCGAAAACGGGGAGCTACAGCCTGCCTCTCGGCCAGCGGCTGAAGGCCCACAGTTCAACCTACATGCATGGCCTTGCCCTCGGATGGCTCATCCTCGGTGTGGCTTATGTCGGCAACCTCATCTAA
- a CDS encoding pilus assembly protein PilZ, whose protein sequence is MDIEKKPARDTASQALATQAANVPVLLDNGTEHPKTNIPFSAIIDGRQFSGQSLSLVSATVAGLSGPELEGKQRIAVLRFDFDGYTIALQVDVRISRIQSETGELRLDFIEPTGEHLPTLRYLLNSHIAGDITSVDGIISRREKAGVSNAKNQGGSTTFGSYVGRGLRVAATAALSLALAAIAANLVYQRVFSKEVAQLATLSAGGQPLRAVASGQISYLNLSAGKGEVLYTLQAVSGDTLSVNMPCDCKILPGAAMEGSTVMAGDTVAEVVTGETAPVVIATVSADQAKLLVRGDIAELKFPDGVVAYGKLTTGAQALTPVGSQGEMRAVITPDAALGGEAVGSPVSVRIISNRIFAIAQQLGLMSSNSTAG, encoded by the coding sequence ATGGACATCGAGAAAAAGCCCGCACGAGACACAGCATCACAGGCTTTGGCCACCCAGGCCGCAAACGTCCCGGTCCTCCTGGACAACGGTACAGAGCACCCGAAAACCAACATCCCGTTTTCCGCAATCATCGATGGTCGACAGTTCAGCGGCCAGAGCCTGTCCCTTGTGTCTGCAACTGTTGCCGGTCTCTCCGGACCGGAACTGGAAGGCAAGCAGCGGATCGCTGTTTTGCGCTTCGATTTCGACGGTTACACGATCGCCCTGCAGGTCGATGTTCGCATTAGCCGCATCCAGTCCGAAACCGGGGAACTGCGTCTCGACTTCATCGAGCCGACCGGCGAACACCTGCCGACCCTGCGTTATCTGCTCAACAGCCATATCGCCGGTGATATCACCTCAGTCGACGGCATCATCAGCCGCCGCGAAAAGGCTGGCGTGAGCAACGCCAAAAACCAGGGTGGATCGACGACCTTCGGCAGTTACGTCGGACGCGGCCTGCGGGTCGCTGCAACCGCAGCGCTCAGCCTGGCGCTGGCCGCCATCGCGGCAAACCTCGTCTATCAGCGGGTATTCTCCAAGGAAGTTGCCCAACTCGCTACGCTTTCGGCCGGCGGCCAGCCGCTGCGCGCGGTGGCAAGCGGCCAGATATCCTATCTCAACCTCAGCGCGGGCAAGGGTGAGGTTCTCTACACCCTGCAGGCCGTCTCGGGCGATACGCTGAGCGTCAACATGCCCTGCGACTGCAAGATCCTGCCAGGCGCCGCGATGGAAGGTTCGACTGTCATGGCCGGCGATACCGTCGCCGAAGTCGTCACCGGCGAGACGGCACCGGTCGTCATTGCGACCGTCAGTGCAGATCAGGCAAAACTTCTGGTGCGCGGCGACATTGCCGAGCTTAAATTTCCCGATGGCGTGGTTGCCTACGGCAAACTCACCACCGGCGCACAAGCGCTGACACCGGTCGGTTCGCAAGGTGAGATGCGCGCCGTCATCACCCCGGATGCCGCCCTCGGTGGGGAAGCCGTGGGTTCGCCCGTCTCCGTGCGCATCATCAGCAACCGTATCTTCGCCATTGCCCAGCAACTCGGCCTGATGTCCTCCAACAGCACGGCCGGCTGA
- a CDS encoding mannose-1-phosphate guanylyltransferase, translating to MQNVHPLILCGGIGTRLWPLSRTEHPKQFQRIDGNSETTFFHATVERHRMPGFADPIVAVSSSHVATVLRQLNDLNCPARIIAEPISRNTGPAVLATALDLAETDPAALICVIPSDHIVKGDLTGNVLAARAAAESGHIVLFGVPPEYPETGYGYIVDGGALDTLDCARKVASFIEKPPVEIATSLIKAGNAYWASGISLFRADVLISEFQRLDPTTYEAVRNATKLGLQTEHALYLNAEALFAAANLPTESIVFEHSPRTVIAPLHVAWSDVGAWNALHHIAEKDDDGNVLSGDVISLDTRNSYIRSTNKLVAVIGMQDVVVVDTDDALLITTRDQAQQVKQIVKKLEIIKRRELAEHARNQMAWGEIRRVQSGPGYELRMMTLRAGGMLPMLEDLNCHRMLTVTNGSGLLKNGVITRPLHVGDTFEVPPGEATVIYCGPEAEMQLVEVVCEVVAANLEPQAGSRQLVNS from the coding sequence ATGCAAAACGTCCATCCCCTCATCCTGTGCGGCGGCATCGGCACACGCCTTTGGCCCCTTTCCCGCACCGAGCACCCGAAACAGTTTCAGCGTATCGACGGCAACTCGGAGACCACCTTTTTTCATGCAACGGTTGAACGCCATCGCATGCCGGGTTTTGCAGACCCTATCGTCGCCGTCAGCAGTTCGCATGTCGCAACCGTTCTGCGCCAGTTGAACGACCTGAATTGCCCGGCCCGCATTATCGCCGAGCCGATCTCCCGCAATACCGGTCCCGCGGTTCTTGCCACGGCACTCGATCTCGCCGAAACCGATCCCGCGGCGCTCATCTGCGTCATCCCGTCGGACCACATCGTCAAGGGCGATCTGACAGGCAATGTCCTGGCCGCCCGTGCAGCAGCCGAAAGCGGACATATTGTTCTCTTCGGCGTTCCTCCGGAATATCCGGAAACAGGCTATGGCTATATCGTTGACGGCGGGGCGCTGGACACGCTCGACTGCGCCCGCAAGGTTGCAAGCTTCATTGAAAAACCCCCGGTGGAAATTGCAACTTCCCTGATCAAGGCCGGCAATGCGTATTGGGCTTCGGGCATCAGCCTGTTTCGCGCCGATGTGCTGATTTCCGAATTCCAGCGGCTGGATCCCACAACGTATGAGGCGGTCAGAAACGCCACCAAACTCGGCCTGCAGACGGAACATGCGCTTTATCTGAATGCCGAAGCATTGTTCGCCGCTGCCAATCTCCCCACGGAATCCATCGTTTTTGAGCATTCGCCCCGCACCGTGATCGCGCCGCTGCACGTGGCGTGGAGCGATGTCGGCGCCTGGAACGCCCTGCATCACATTGCCGAAAAGGACGACGACGGCAACGTTTTGAGCGGTGACGTCATCAGCCTCGACACCCGCAACTCATACATCCGCTCGACAAACAAGCTCGTGGCCGTGATCGGCATGCAGGACGTGGTTGTCGTCGATACCGACGACGCCCTGCTGATCACCACCCGCGACCAGGCGCAACAGGTGAAGCAGATCGTGAAAAAGCTCGAAATCATCAAACGCCGTGAACTGGCCGAACATGCCCGCAACCAGATGGCCTGGGGCGAAATCCGCCGCGTGCAGAGCGGTCCCGGATATGAACTGCGCATGATGACATTGCGCGCCGGAGGCATGCTGCCGATGCTGGAGGACCTGAACTGCCACCGGATGCTGACGGTTACGAATGGCTCTGGCCTGCTCAAGAACGGGGTCATAACGCGGCCGCTTCATGTCGGCGATACGTTCGAAGTTCCGCCGGGCGAAGCCACCGTCATTTATTGCGGACCCGAAGCCGAAATGCAGCTCGTCGAGGTCGTCTGCGAAGTGGTTGCGGCAAACCTGGAACCCCAGGCCGGCAGCCGCCAGCTCGTGAACAGCTGA
- a CDS encoding right-handed parallel beta-helix repeat-containing protein: MRRSASLLFAGLLASTAFGVNAENLDHAALARLTGQINQVTDHAASGDTSVESLLPLLTERLHGIAPSVLVDAPAFVTIEGKGGLHTIPVDFMLAQLRLQTGARFSADIGRALTDANAPALFIRGGTITLKELAATAATQFPGAIEQNGETWTANWPIVIWSDSGLVIEDSDRLELSTRAGAFVLNAGLLQVNNGSISGSPESNDGLPEFKPFIVTAMSGALQAKKAKFGNLGFPGSGSTSGISIIGAALLPAKMRSFFVESAFDRVSSVDLLDTHNVLIARNQFRDADGPAIAVKGVNSARILSNIVTGSRQAQGINIQNRSSDIEIAHNLVLGNRGSGIFLANGVRDIKVSANLLSGNGRGGISVVRGTCVRLIDNIVVANRQVGIKIRASDQLALSQNQLINNSGPGISVIEQGPKAALTIDGNQFIANRSGLHGGSASQVALSGNDFAGQSPILLDGEFASYVPQLLRISTADATAQPFIIHANEQSSARTDCQSGS; this comes from the coding sequence ATGCGAAGAAGCGCCTCACTTCTGTTTGCCGGACTGCTCGCCTCGACGGCATTCGGTGTGAATGCCGAAAATCTCGATCATGCGGCTCTTGCCAGGTTGACCGGGCAGATCAATCAGGTCACCGACCACGCAGCCTCGGGCGACACGTCCGTTGAGAGCCTTTTACCGCTCCTCACCGAACGACTTCACGGTATTGCACCTTCGGTCCTAGTCGACGCACCTGCCTTCGTGACGATCGAGGGAAAGGGCGGCTTGCATACGATCCCGGTGGACTTCATGCTGGCACAACTGCGTCTGCAGACCGGTGCACGGTTCAGTGCAGACATCGGCAGAGCATTGACCGATGCCAACGCGCCAGCCTTGTTCATTCGCGGTGGCACCATCACGCTGAAGGAGCTCGCAGCAACAGCGGCGACCCAATTTCCCGGTGCGATCGAACAGAACGGCGAAACATGGACAGCCAATTGGCCAATCGTCATCTGGTCGGACTCTGGCCTGGTCATCGAAGACAGCGACCGACTTGAACTGTCGACGCGTGCTGGCGCCTTCGTCCTGAACGCTGGCCTACTCCAGGTGAATAACGGTTCAATATCCGGCTCGCCCGAGAGCAATGACGGCCTGCCTGAATTCAAACCATTCATCGTCACCGCAATGAGTGGTGCCTTGCAGGCCAAAAAGGCAAAGTTCGGCAATCTTGGCTTTCCCGGCTCCGGTTCGACCAGCGGCATCTCGATCATCGGCGCGGCACTTCTGCCTGCCAAGATGCGTTCATTTTTCGTTGAAAGTGCCTTCGACAGGGTTAGCAGTGTCGACCTGCTTGATACCCACAATGTGCTGATCGCCCGAAACCAGTTTCGCGATGCAGACGGGCCAGCGATCGCCGTTAAGGGCGTCAACAGTGCACGCATCCTGTCCAACATCGTGACAGGGTCGCGGCAGGCTCAGGGCATCAATATCCAGAACCGCAGCTCGGATATCGAGATCGCGCACAACCTCGTGCTCGGCAATCGCGGCAGCGGCATTTTCCTGGCCAATGGTGTTCGTGACATCAAGGTGTCGGCCAATCTGCTCTCGGGCAATGGCCGTGGCGGGATTTCGGTCGTGCGCGGCACCTGCGTCAGGCTGATCGACAATATCGTTGTCGCCAATCGGCAGGTCGGCATCAAAATCCGCGCCAGCGATCAACTGGCGCTGTCGCAAAACCAGCTGATCAACAATTCTGGACCCGGCATCTCGGTTATCGAACAGGGCCCCAAAGCCGCGCTCACCATCGACGGCAACCAGTTTATTGCCAACAGATCCGGCCTGCACGGCGGCTCGGCAAGCCAAGTGGCTTTGAGCGGCAATGATTTTGCCGGGCAGTCACCCATCCTGCTCGACGGCGAGTTCGCCAGCTACGTGCCGCAACTTCTGCGCATCTCAACCGCAGACGCTACGGCCCAACCCTTCATCATCCACGCCAATGAACAGTCGTCCGCGCGGACGGACTGCCAGTCAGGGAGTTAA
- a CDS encoding MBOAT family O-acyltransferase — MVFSSETFLFLFLPLFLVAYYLTPDRLRSWTILIGSYIFYCWWRADFLLLFIAVTAWAYGCGLLIARWEGEARARTTMVVGIIGCLIVLGIFKYLNFFMDSFAALIGTTPENLGYHWQLILPIGVSFYVFHAIGYIVDVFRKDTPATRSFVDFAAFMALFPHMIAGPVLRFRDLTDQFIQREHSLPIFTSGLYIFTIGLSKKVLIADTVAPIADQTFAMANPTMVESWLGAIAYMLQLYFDFSGYSDMAIGLALMMGFRFKQNFNTPYLSLSITEFWQRWHISLSTWLRDYLYIPLGGNRKGSARTYVNLFLVMLLGGLWHGAAWTYVLWGAWHGAWLACERYTGWAKNVPSRAIALPVTLVLVLIGWVMFRAADVGDAFTVYGGMIGLNGITPSIEFLANVTRENLLFLVLAIFAVFAEPYFKKLTDAENGIQAHGFQVSANGTATAIPSLAYPIAMSLLLIVTVARLSEQSVSPFLYFQF, encoded by the coding sequence ATGGTCTTTTCATCCGAGACATTCCTGTTCCTGTTTCTACCGCTCTTCCTGGTGGCCTACTATCTGACACCCGATCGGCTGCGCTCATGGACGATCCTGATCGGCTCCTACATCTTCTATTGCTGGTGGCGCGCCGACTTCCTGCTGTTGTTTATCGCCGTAACCGCCTGGGCCTATGGCTGCGGATTGCTGATTGCCAGGTGGGAAGGAGAAGCGAGAGCCCGGACAACCATGGTTGTCGGCATCATCGGATGCCTGATCGTGCTCGGCATCTTCAAGTATCTCAATTTCTTCATGGACAGCTTTGCTGCCCTCATCGGCACGACGCCGGAAAACCTCGGATATCACTGGCAGCTGATCCTGCCGATCGGCGTTTCCTTCTACGTCTTCCACGCCATCGGCTACATCGTCGACGTCTTCCGCAAGGACACGCCGGCAACGCGCAGCTTCGTCGATTTTGCTGCCTTCATGGCCCTGTTTCCGCACATGATAGCCGGCCCGGTCCTGCGTTTCCGCGATCTGACCGACCAGTTCATCCAGCGCGAACACAGCCTGCCGATCTTCACTTCGGGCCTCTATATCTTCACCATCGGCCTGTCGAAGAAGGTCCTGATCGCCGACACCGTGGCCCCGATCGCCGACCAGACATTTGCCATGGCCAATCCGACGATGGTGGAATCCTGGCTCGGCGCCATTGCCTACATGTTGCAGCTCTATTTCGACTTCTCGGGTTATTCGGACATGGCGATCGGCCTCGCCCTGATGATGGGCTTCCGCTTCAAGCAGAATTTCAACACGCCATACCTCAGCCTGTCGATCACCGAATTCTGGCAGCGCTGGCATATCAGCCTGTCCACCTGGCTGCGCGACTACCTCTACATCCCGCTTGGTGGCAATCGCAAAGGCTCGGCCCGCACCTACGTCAACCTGTTCCTCGTGATGCTGCTCGGCGGCCTGTGGCATGGCGCAGCCTGGACCTATGTGCTCTGGGGTGCATGGCACGGCGCATGGCTTGCCTGCGAACGCTACACCGGCTGGGCCAAGAACGTACCGAGCCGCGCCATCGCCCTTCCCGTCACCCTGGTTCTCGTGCTGATCGGCTGGGTCATGTTCCGGGCTGCCGATGTTGGAGACGCCTTCACCGTCTATGGCGGCATGATCGGCCTCAACGGCATCACCCCGAGCATCGAGTTCCTCGCCAACGTCACCCGCGAAAACCTGCTCTTCCTGGTTCTCGCCATCTTCGCTGTCTTTGCCGAGCCATATTTCAAGAAGCTGACCGATGCCGAGAACGGGATTCAGGCACATGGCTTCCAGGTTTCTGCGAATGGCACGGCCACGGCAATTCCCTCGCTCGCCTACCCGATCGCCATGAGCCTTCTGCTCATCGTGACCGTGGCGCGCCTGTCGGAACAGTCGGTTTCGCCCTTCCTCTACTTCCAGTTCTGA
- a CDS encoding alginate O-acetyltransferase, whose protein sequence is MSSIRQHTATLLLPTVFFGYAIYANSTMLFAAAGSEAEAAQVNDLSLSYVIDGEATRDLDALYKSELPHRDAAVGVIGNARYALLGSGRKGVIVGDDGWFFTGEEFKRVKPTDIESAVNQIGEIRKKLAAAGIELVMVPLPAKSDIYTEHLPDMMRNDAMVTAYGDFSTALSQAGMTVVDTRTAMLAAKPKDEVFLKSDTHWTPAGARATAEAVQNTFRQSGILLASEQVTASWETPVDVWGDLTKYITSPDYAPRVGLTPESVPIYRASVTEAEGSEDIFGSDASVPVMLVGTSYSANENWSFADFLRQTLSTDVVNVAKEGLGPGVPMMDLLEGQVLTDTPPSVIVWEFPVRYLGTDTLWTRKTNAGNGGHHGPVGEGNV, encoded by the coding sequence ATGTCCAGCATTCGCCAGCACACCGCGACATTGCTACTTCCGACCGTCTTCTTCGGTTACGCGATCTACGCGAACTCAACCATGCTCTTCGCTGCCGCCGGCAGCGAAGCCGAAGCAGCCCAGGTCAACGACCTGTCGCTCTCCTACGTCATCGACGGTGAAGCCACTCGCGATCTGGACGCGCTGTACAAGAGTGAACTGCCGCACCGCGATGCCGCTGTCGGCGTCATCGGCAACGCCCGCTATGCCCTGCTCGGCTCCGGCCGCAAAGGTGTGATCGTTGGTGACGACGGCTGGTTTTTCACCGGGGAAGAATTCAAGCGCGTCAAACCGACGGACATCGAGTCTGCGGTCAACCAGATTGGCGAGATCCGCAAGAAGCTGGCCGCCGCAGGCATAGAACTTGTCATGGTGCCTCTACCGGCCAAGTCCGACATCTATACCGAGCACCTACCGGACATGATGCGCAACGACGCCATGGTGACCGCCTACGGCGACTTCTCGACCGCTCTCAGCCAGGCCGGCATGACGGTTGTCGATACGCGTACCGCCATGCTCGCAGCCAAACCTAAGGACGAGGTGTTCCTGAAATCCGACACCCACTGGACCCCTGCCGGGGCCAGGGCGACGGCGGAAGCCGTCCAGAATACGTTCCGGCAAAGTGGCATCCTGCTCGCTTCCGAGCAGGTTACCGCCTCCTGGGAAACCCCGGTCGATGTCTGGGGTGACCTGACCAAATACATCACATCTCCCGACTATGCACCGCGTGTCGGCCTGACGCCGGAAAGTGTTCCGATCTACAGGGCCTCAGTCACCGAGGCCGAAGGCAGCGAAGACATTTTCGGCAGTGATGCGTCCGTTCCTGTCATGCTGGTCGGCACCAGCTATAGCGCCAACGAGAACTGGTCCTTCGCCGACTTCCTGCGCCAGACGCTGTCCACCGATGTGGTGAATGTCGCCAAGGAAGGTCTCGGTCCCGGTGTTCCAATGATGGATCTGCTCGAGGGCCAGGTGCTGACCGATACGCCACCAAGTGTCATCGTCTGGGAATTCCCGGTCCGCTATCTCGGTACGGACACCCTGTGGACGCGCAAGACGAATGCCGGCAACGGCGGTCATCACGGCCCGGTTGGAGAAGGCAATGTCTAA